The stretch of DNA GACGTGGACATCGCGAAGGCCGTCGCCGCGAAGCTCGGCGTGAAACCCGAATTCGTGACGACCGAATGGAGCGGCATCATCGCCGGCCTGCAGGCGAACAAGTTCGACGTGATCGTGAACCAGGTCGGCATCACCGAGCCGCGCAAGCAGGCGCTCGACTTCTCGCCCGCGTACACGTACTCGGCCGCGCAGCTCATCCAGCGCAAGGACGACACGCGCCAGTTCAAGTCGCTCGACGACCTGAAGGGCAAGAAGCTCGGCGTCGGCCTCGGCACCAACTACATGGACATGGCGAAGGCCGTGCCGGGCATCGACGTGCGCACCTATCCGGGCGCGCCGGAATATCTGCGCGACCTCGCGGCGGGCCGCATCGACGCGGCGCTGAACGACCGCCTGATGCTCGCGTACCTGCTGAAGAACTCGCAGTTGCCGCTGCGCACCGGCGCGATCGTCGGCAGCGGCAACCCGTCCGGCATTCCGTTCCGCAAGGGCAACCCGAAGTTCGCGAAGGCGATCGCCGACGCGATGGCGCAGCTCGAAGCGGACGGCACGTTCGCGAAGATCTCGGACAAGTGGTTCGGCATCGACGTGACGAAACCCGCCGCGCAATGACCGTGCGCGGCGCG from Paraburkholderia caballeronis encodes:
- a CDS encoding cystine ABC transporter substrate-binding protein codes for the protein MKFALLKKLFAVALIGASFTAASAHADDLLDQVHQRGTLRIGLEGTFPPFNSKGPDGQLVGFDVDIAKAVAAKLGVKPEFVTTEWSGIIAGLQANKFDVIVNQVGITEPRKQALDFSPAYTYSAAQLIQRKDDTRQFKSLDDLKGKKLGVGLGTNYMDMAKAVPGIDVRTYPGAPEYLRDLAAGRIDAALNDRLMLAYLLKNSQLPLRTGAIVGSGNPSGIPFRKGNPKFAKAIADAMAQLEADGTFAKISDKWFGIDVTKPAAQ